The following proteins are encoded in a genomic region of Streptomyces collinus Tu 365:
- a CDS encoding ABC transporter ATP-binding protein, translating into MARRPLPRILSKDSAQIARTQIARSRELARTAADSATDVLHPLITVSRGLRRLASAGRRRWVETPKDKRGPLLFLAASVVLVVVLAPYGPLLAAIALMAAAAWQGRDRTPPAPDGPDESQAERLRSLYEALVPYFSTDGDPAPLYAHGGEWEKAFDTHEFDDTGRVGHLVIRYPAYFPDGEGEARARVEQLLAAKAGRGREYHFAWDEEGNRLTVTVLAPLPTDIAAQRFVTAPGETVLGFTDPTEVQRTLPLSYGDEQRDTPPVVWRTGLRSTEPHLLAMGHPGSGTSTLLRSIALQALQYGDVLIADGGGTGEYACLIGRDGVLAVECAPAGALASLEWAAQETERRLVAINRARQAGDPPPEDTRRPLWLILDRPSVFTHLTAAEGRQDPQTLLQMPLRHGRAANVTVVVAEQFESAEALSDAVRQHTRARVVLGPASPEQLRTVLGAPPHTTPLAQVPPGRGYARLGTGPVHRLQVPSTPDPYDDATGDADRQAVSALLPPRTTPADAAPAEPLGAAAPVETAPLAAEAMAAESS; encoded by the coding sequence GTGGCCCGGCGCCCTCTTCCCCGCATTCTGAGCAAGGACAGCGCGCAGATCGCCCGGACGCAGATCGCCCGGAGCCGGGAACTGGCCCGGACGGCGGCCGACAGTGCCACCGATGTCCTCCACCCGCTGATCACGGTCTCGCGCGGGCTGCGCCGGCTGGCCTCGGCCGGGCGGCGCAGATGGGTCGAGACGCCCAAGGACAAGCGCGGGCCGCTGCTGTTCCTGGCGGCCTCGGTGGTCCTGGTCGTGGTGCTGGCGCCATACGGACCGCTGCTCGCCGCCATCGCCCTGATGGCGGCGGCGGCATGGCAGGGCCGCGACCGCACCCCGCCGGCGCCGGACGGTCCCGACGAGTCGCAGGCCGAGCGGCTGAGGTCCCTGTACGAGGCGCTGGTTCCCTACTTCTCCACCGACGGGGACCCGGCGCCGCTGTACGCCCACGGCGGGGAGTGGGAGAAGGCGTTCGACACGCACGAGTTCGACGACACCGGCCGCGTCGGTCACCTCGTGATCCGCTACCCCGCCTACTTCCCGGACGGCGAGGGCGAGGCCCGGGCACGGGTCGAGCAGCTGCTCGCCGCGAAGGCGGGGCGGGGCCGCGAGTACCACTTCGCGTGGGACGAGGAGGGCAACCGGCTGACGGTGACCGTCCTGGCCCCCCTGCCCACCGACATCGCCGCGCAGCGCTTCGTCACCGCGCCGGGAGAGACGGTCCTCGGCTTCACCGACCCCACCGAGGTGCAGCGCACGCTCCCCCTCTCCTACGGGGACGAGCAGCGCGACACCCCGCCGGTGGTCTGGCGGACCGGTCTGCGCTCCACCGAGCCGCACCTGCTGGCCATGGGCCACCCGGGCAGCGGCACCTCGACCCTGCTCCGCTCGATCGCCCTGCAGGCGCTCCAGTACGGCGACGTACTGATCGCCGACGGCGGCGGCACCGGCGAGTACGCCTGCCTGATCGGCCGGGACGGCGTGCTGGCCGTGGAGTGCGCGCCGGCCGGCGCGCTGGCCAGCCTGGAGTGGGCCGCGCAGGAGACCGAGCGGCGGCTCGTCGCCATCAACCGGGCCCGGCAGGCGGGCGACCCGCCGCCGGAGGACACCCGGCGCCCGCTGTGGCTGATCCTGGACCGGCCGAGCGTCTTCACCCACCTCACCGCGGCGGAGGGCCGCCAGGACCCGCAGACCCTGCTGCAGATGCCGCTGCGGCACGGACGCGCGGCGAACGTCACCGTGGTCGTGGCCGAGCAGTTCGAGAGCGCGGAGGCGCTGAGCGACGCGGTGCGGCAGCACACGCGCGCGCGAGTGGTGCTGGGGCCCGCGTCGCCGGAACAGCTGCGGACCGTCCTCGGGGCGCCGCCGCACACGACCCCGCTGGCGCAGGTGCCGCCCGGGCGGGGGTACGCGCGGCTGGGCACGGGTCCCGTGCACCGGCTCCAGGTGCCCTCGACCCCGGATCCGTACGACGACGCGACCGGTGACGCGGACCGGCAGGCGGTGTCCGCGCTGCTGCCCCCGCGCACGACCCCCGCCGACGCGGCACCGGCGGAGCCGCTCGGGGCGGCCGCACCCGTGGAGACGGCACCGCTGGCCGCGGAGGCGATGGCGGCCGAGAGCTCCTGA
- a CDS encoding PLP-dependent aminotransferase family protein, whose amino-acid sequence MAQWTSAVGAAQLARLLNSQQDRPAPGTRRPPAYRALADGIRLLVLEGRVPVAARLPAERELALGLSVSRTTVAAAYEALRGEGFLESRRGAGSWTAVPAGNPLPARGLEPLPPEALGSVIDLGCASLPAPEPWLTRAVQGALEELPPYAHTHGDYPAGLPALRAMIAERYTARGVPTMPEQIMVTTGAMGAIDAICHLFGGRGERIAVESPSYANILQLMREAGARLVPVAMAEGLSGWDMDRWRQVLRESAPRLAYVVADFHNPTGALADEDQRRRMVDAARSAGTVLVADETMGQLWLDEKYADGGMPRPVCAFDPAGSTVITVGSASKAFWAGMRIGWVRAAPDVIRSLVAARAYADLGTPVLEQLAVNWLFSTGGWEQALDLRRAQARENRDALVTAVRRELPDWEFEVPDGGLTLWVRAGGLSGSRLAEAGERVGVRVPSGPRFGVDGAFEGYVRLPFTVGGAVAEEAAVRLAAAARLVETGATGGTEAPRTFVA is encoded by the coding sequence GTGGCTCAGTGGACCTCAGCGGTAGGTGCCGCACAGCTCGCGCGGCTGCTCAACTCCCAGCAGGACCGCCCGGCCCCCGGCACGCGCCGTCCGCCCGCCTACCGCGCGCTCGCCGACGGCATCCGGCTCCTGGTGCTCGAAGGCCGGGTGCCGGTCGCCGCCCGCCTGCCCGCCGAACGCGAACTGGCCCTCGGCCTCTCGGTCAGCCGCACCACGGTGGCGGCCGCCTACGAGGCGCTGCGCGGCGAGGGCTTCCTGGAGTCCCGGCGCGGCGCCGGGAGCTGGACCGCCGTCCCGGCGGGCAACCCGCTGCCCGCGCGCGGCCTCGAGCCCCTGCCCCCGGAGGCCCTCGGCTCGGTGATCGACCTGGGCTGCGCCTCGCTCCCGGCCCCCGAGCCGTGGCTGACCCGCGCGGTCCAGGGCGCCCTGGAGGAGCTCCCGCCCTACGCCCACACCCACGGCGACTACCCGGCCGGGCTCCCCGCCCTGCGCGCGATGATCGCCGAGCGCTACACCGCGCGCGGGGTGCCCACGATGCCCGAGCAGATCATGGTGACGACGGGCGCGATGGGCGCCATCGACGCGATCTGCCACCTCTTCGGGGGCCGCGGCGAGCGCATCGCCGTCGAGTCGCCGTCCTACGCCAACATCCTCCAGCTCATGCGGGAGGCGGGCGCACGGCTCGTCCCCGTCGCCATGGCCGAGGGCCTGTCGGGCTGGGACATGGACCGCTGGCGCCAGGTCCTGCGCGAGTCCGCGCCCCGGCTCGCCTACGTCGTCGCCGACTTCCACAACCCGACCGGCGCGCTCGCCGACGAGGACCAGCGGCGCCGGATGGTCGACGCGGCACGCTCGGCGGGGACGGTCCTCGTGGCCGACGAGACGATGGGCCAGCTGTGGCTCGACGAGAAGTACGCGGACGGCGGGATGCCCCGCCCGGTGTGCGCCTTCGACCCGGCGGGCTCCACCGTCATCACGGTCGGTTCCGCGAGCAAGGCGTTCTGGGCCGGCATGCGGATCGGCTGGGTGCGCGCGGCCCCCGACGTGATCCGCAGCCTGGTCGCCGCCCGCGCGTACGCCGACCTCGGCACCCCCGTGCTGGAGCAGCTCGCCGTGAACTGGCTGTTCAGCACCGGCGGCTGGGAGCAGGCCCTCGACCTGCGCCGCGCCCAGGCCCGCGAGAACCGCGACGCCCTGGTGACGGCGGTCCGGCGGGAGCTCCCGGACTGGGAGTTCGAGGTGCCCGACGGCGGTCTCACCCTGTGGGTCCGGGCCGGCGGCCTGTCGGGTTCGCGGCTGGCCGAGGCGGGGGAGCGGGTCGGCGTCCGGGTCCCCTCGGGCCCCCGCTTCGGCGTCGACGGCGCCTTCGAGGGCTACGTCCGCCTGCCGTTCACGGTCGGCGGAGCGGTGGCGGAGGAAGCGGCGGTACGCCTCGCGGCGGCGGCCCGTCTGGTGGAAACCGGTGCGACGGGCGGCACGGAGGCACCGCGCACGTTCGTGGCCTAG
- a CDS encoding YczE/YyaS/YitT family protein, producing MSTHGGLGRRLTQLYAGLALYGASSALLVASGLGLEPWNVLHQGLAELTGLTIGVVSIVVGAGVLLLWIPLRQRPGLGTVSNVFVVGLAMDGTLALLPGVHGLAVRVPLLVAGIVLNGAATGLYIAASFGPGPRDGLMTGLHRRTGRSLRLMRTAVEVTVVVTGFALGGTIGVGTLLYALSIGPLAQLFLRVFAVPAAPDGSTVVAEGTPGRAILRS from the coding sequence ATGTCCACTCACGGCGGACTCGGACGACGACTGACGCAGTTGTACGCGGGGCTCGCGCTGTACGGCGCGAGTTCCGCGCTGCTCGTGGCGTCGGGGCTGGGCCTCGAGCCGTGGAACGTCCTGCACCAGGGACTGGCCGAGCTCACCGGGCTGACCATCGGCGTGGTGTCGATCGTGGTGGGGGCGGGGGTGCTGCTGCTGTGGATTCCGCTGCGCCAGCGGCCCGGCCTCGGCACGGTCTCCAACGTCTTCGTCGTCGGCCTGGCCATGGACGGCACCCTGGCCCTGCTGCCCGGCGTGCACGGGCTCGCCGTCCGGGTGCCGCTGCTGGTGGCGGGCATCGTGCTGAACGGCGCGGCGACCGGTCTGTACATCGCGGCGAGCTTCGGCCCGGGCCCGCGTGACGGACTGATGACCGGGCTGCACCGGCGCACCGGCCGTTCCCTGCGGCTGATGCGGACGGCGGTCGAGGTGACGGTGGTGGTCACCGGCTTCGCGCTGGGCGGCACCATCGGCGTCGGCACCCTGCTGTACGCGCTGTCCATCGGGCCGCTGGCCCAGCTCTTCCTGCGGGTGTTCGCCGTTCCCGCGGCACCGGACGGCAGCACGGTCGTTGCCGAGGGGACACCGGGGCGCGCGATACTGCGTTCGTGA
- a CDS encoding glycerophosphodiester phosphodiesterase, with translation MSTTTRHVRHPYLDHPGPIAFAHRGGAADGLENTVAQFGRAVELGYRYMETDVHATADGRLVAFHDTTLDRVTDGAGRIADLPWQDVRQARVGGREPVPLFEELLETFPGARWNVDVKAEPALRPLLELIERAGAWDRVCVGSFSEARVLRAQRLAGPRLATSFGTRGVLSLRLRSWGLPAAVRRSAVAAQVPEAQSGVPVVDHRFVRAAHARGLQVHVWTINEPERMHRLLDLGVDGIMTDHIDTLRKVMEDRGVWV, from the coding sequence GTGAGCACCACGACGCGGCACGTACGCCATCCGTACCTGGACCACCCCGGCCCGATCGCCTTCGCCCACCGCGGCGGGGCCGCCGACGGCCTGGAGAACACCGTGGCGCAGTTCGGGCGCGCGGTGGAGCTGGGCTACCGGTACATGGAGACCGACGTGCACGCCACGGCCGACGGCCGGCTCGTCGCCTTCCACGACACGACCCTGGACCGGGTCACCGACGGGGCGGGCCGCATCGCCGACCTGCCGTGGCAGGACGTGCGGCAGGCGCGGGTGGGCGGGCGGGAGCCGGTGCCGCTGTTCGAGGAGCTCCTGGAGACCTTCCCCGGCGCCCGCTGGAACGTGGACGTCAAGGCGGAACCCGCCCTGCGGCCGCTGCTGGAGCTGATCGAGCGGGCCGGCGCCTGGGACCGGGTCTGTGTGGGCTCCTTCTCCGAGGCGCGGGTGCTGCGGGCGCAGCGGCTGGCCGGGCCCCGCCTGGCCACCTCGTTCGGCACCCGCGGGGTGCTCAGCCTGCGGCTGCGCTCCTGGGGGCTGCCCGCCGCGGTGCGCAGGTCCGCCGTGGCCGCCCAGGTGCCGGAGGCGCAGTCGGGCGTCCCGGTGGTCGACCACCGCTTCGTCCGCGCCGCCCACGCGCGCGGGCTGCAGGTGCACGTGTGGACGATCAACGAACCGGAGCGGATGCACCGGCTCCTCGACCTGGGTGTCGATGGCATCATGACCGATCACATCGACACGTTGCGCAAGGTCATGGAGGACCGCGGCGTCTGGGTCTGA
- a CDS encoding MFS transporter, with translation MGTETVRAGAADEAAGLKREQRGWYFYDWACSVYSTSVLTVFLGPYLTAVAERAADADGYVHPLGVPVRAGSFFAYSVSLSVIVAVVVMPLVGAAADRGGRKKPLLAAAAYTGAAATTGLFFLDGDRYLLGGALLVVANAAQSVGMMLYNSYLPQIAAPEERDAVSSRGWAFGYAAGSLVLVVNLVLYSAHDSFGLSESGAVRVCLASAGLWWGAFTLVPLRRLRDRHARVEEAGVPGPRRLAATVRDMRRYPLTLAFLLAYLVYNDGIQTVISQASVYGSQELGLGQSTLIGAVLLVQVLAVAGALGMGRLARTYGAKRTILGSLVAWTVTLGAGYFLPAGAPVWFFVLASGIGLVLGGSQALSRSLFSHLVPPGKEAEYFSAYELSDRGMSWLGPLLFGVTYQLTGSYRSAIISLVAFFVIGFALLARVPVRRAIGAAGNPAPDTI, from the coding sequence GTGGGCACCGAGACCGTGCGGGCAGGGGCGGCCGACGAGGCCGCGGGGCTGAAGCGCGAGCAGCGCGGCTGGTACTTCTACGACTGGGCCTGCTCGGTCTATTCGACGAGCGTGCTGACCGTGTTCCTCGGGCCGTACCTCACGGCGGTCGCCGAGCGGGCTGCGGACGCCGACGGCTATGTGCACCCGCTGGGGGTGCCGGTCAGGGCGGGGTCCTTCTTCGCCTACTCGGTGTCCCTGTCGGTGATCGTGGCGGTCGTGGTCATGCCCCTGGTGGGAGCGGCCGCGGACCGCGGCGGCCGCAAGAAGCCGCTGCTCGCGGCGGCGGCGTACACGGGGGCGGCCGCGACCACGGGTCTGTTCTTCCTCGACGGCGACCGCTATCTGCTGGGCGGCGCACTCCTCGTGGTGGCCAACGCGGCGCAGTCCGTCGGCATGATGCTGTACAACTCCTACCTGCCGCAGATCGCCGCCCCCGAGGAGCGCGACGCGGTCTCCTCCCGGGGCTGGGCCTTCGGGTACGCGGCGGGCTCCCTGGTTCTGGTGGTCAACCTGGTCCTGTACTCGGCGCACGACTCCTTCGGGCTCTCGGAGAGCGGCGCGGTGCGGGTCTGCCTGGCCTCGGCCGGTCTGTGGTGGGGCGCCTTCACCCTGGTGCCGCTGCGCCGGCTGCGGGACCGGCACGCGCGCGTGGAGGAGGCCGGCGTCCCGGGACCGCGCCGGCTGGCCGCGACCGTCCGGGACATGCGCCGGTATCCGCTGACGCTCGCCTTCCTGCTGGCCTATCTGGTCTACAACGACGGCATCCAGACGGTGATCTCCCAGGCGTCGGTCTACGGCTCGCAGGAACTGGGGCTCGGGCAGTCGACCCTCATCGGCGCGGTGCTGCTGGTGCAGGTGCTGGCGGTGGCGGGCGCGCTGGGGATGGGGCGGCTGGCCCGGACGTACGGAGCCAAACGGACGATCCTCGGTTCGCTGGTGGCCTGGACGGTCACGCTCGGGGCCGGCTACTTCCTGCCCGCCGGGGCGCCGGTGTGGTTCTTCGTGCTGGCCTCCGGTATCGGGCTCGTCCTGGGCGGCAGCCAGGCGCTGTCCCGGTCGCTGTTCTCCCATCTGGTGCCGCCGGGCAAGGAGGCCGAGTACTTCTCCGCGTACGAGCTGAGCGACCGCGGGATGAGCTGGCTCGGGCCCCTGCTGTTCGGCGTGACGTACCAGCTCACCGGGAGCTACCGGTCGGCGATCATCTCGCTGGTGGCGTTCTTCGTGATCGGTTTCGCCCTGCTGGCGCGGGTACCGGTACGGCGTGCGATCGGCGCGGCGGGCAACCCGGCTCCGGACACGATTTAG
- a CDS encoding RNA polymerase-binding protein RbpA: MSERALRGTRLVVTSYETDRGIDLAPRQAVEYACEKGHRFEMPFSVEAEIPPEWECKVCGAQALLVDGDGPEEKKAKPARTHWDMLMERRTREELEEVLEERLAVLRSGAMNIAVHPRDSRKSA, from the coding sequence ATGAGTGAGCGAGCTCTTCGCGGTACGCGCCTCGTGGTGACCAGCTACGAGACGGACCGCGGTATCGACCTGGCCCCGCGCCAGGCCGTGGAGTACGCATGCGAGAAGGGACATCGCTTCGAGATGCCCTTCTCGGTCGAGGCGGAGATCCCGCCGGAGTGGGAGTGCAAGGTCTGTGGTGCCCAGGCACTCCTCGTGGACGGCGACGGCCCTGAGGAGAAGAAGGCCAAGCCCGCGCGTACCCATTGGGACATGCTGATGGAACGGCGCACCCGTGAGGAACTCGAAGAGGTCCTCGAGGAGCGCCTGGCGGTTCTGCGTTCGGGGGCGATGAACATCGCGGTTCACCCGAGGGACAGCCGCAAGAGCGCGTAA
- the fxsA gene encoding FxsA family membrane protein: protein MTTGPATAPPTARPRRSRLRRYLPLGLAVWLVLEIWLLTLVAGAAGGLTVFLLLVAGVVAGSVVIKRAGRRAFRNLSEALRDGGSPERGGGNGLVMLGGLLLMIPGLISDAAGLLLLLPPVRTAVSRLTESALERGLRRAAPGGLGDAFQQVRIHRPDGKVVQGEVIRERGPEPEEQRPPLTR, encoded by the coding sequence ATGACGACTGGTCCCGCCACCGCTCCGCCCACCGCCCGGCCCCGCCGCTCCCGGCTGCGCCGGTACCTGCCGCTCGGGCTCGCCGTGTGGCTGGTGCTGGAGATCTGGCTGCTGACCCTGGTCGCGGGCGCGGCGGGCGGCCTCACCGTGTTCCTGCTTCTGGTGGCGGGCGTGGTCGCCGGCTCCGTGGTCATCAAGCGTGCGGGCCGCCGCGCCTTCCGCAACCTCAGCGAGGCGCTCCGTGACGGCGGTTCCCCCGAGCGCGGCGGCGGCAACGGTCTGGTGATGCTCGGCGGCCTGCTGCTGATGATCCCGGGCCTGATCTCCGACGCGGCCGGTCTGCTCCTGCTGCTGCCCCCGGTCCGTACGGCCGTGAGCCGCCTCACCGAGAGCGCCCTGGAGCGCGGACTGCGCCGGGCCGCCCCGGGCGGCCTCGGCGACGCCTTCCAGCAGGTCCGCATCCACCGCCCCGACGGCAAGGTGGTCCAGGGCGAGGTCATCAGGGAGCGCGGCCCGGAGCCGGAGGAGCAGCGGCCCCCGCTGACCCGCTGA
- a CDS encoding polyprenol monophosphomannose synthase: MNDGDGTLAAKAQERQFGPLGTALVIIPTYNEAENIKTIVGRVRRAVPEAHVLVADDNSPDGTGKLADELAAEDDHVQVLHRRGKEGLGAAYLAGFRWGMEHGYGVLIEMDADGSHQPEELPRLLTALKSADLVLGSRWVPGGRVVNWPKSREFISRGGSLYSRLALDLPLRDITGGYRAFRRETLEGLGLDEVASQGYCFQVDLARRAVRAGFHVVEVPITFVERELGDSKMSRNIVVEALWRVTAWGVGDRVDKLKGKGAKG, translated from the coding sequence GTGAACGACGGCGACGGGACCCTCGCGGCCAAGGCCCAGGAGAGGCAGTTCGGGCCGCTCGGCACGGCCTTGGTGATCATTCCGACCTACAACGAGGCGGAGAACATCAAGACCATTGTCGGCCGGGTGCGCAGGGCCGTTCCCGAGGCCCACGTACTGGTGGCCGACGACAACAGCCCGGACGGCACGGGCAAGCTCGCCGACGAGCTGGCCGCCGAGGACGACCACGTCCAGGTGCTGCACCGCAGGGGCAAGGAGGGCCTGGGCGCCGCCTACCTCGCGGGCTTCCGCTGGGGCATGGAGCACGGCTACGGCGTGCTGATCGAGATGGACGCCGACGGCTCCCACCAGCCCGAGGAACTGCCCCGGCTGCTGACCGCCCTCAAGAGCGCGGACCTGGTGCTCGGCTCGCGCTGGGTGCCCGGCGGCCGGGTGGTGAACTGGCCCAAGTCCCGCGAGTTCATCTCCCGCGGCGGCAGCCTCTACTCCCGCCTGGCCCTCGACCTGCCGCTGCGCGACATCACCGGCGGCTACCGCGCCTTCCGCCGCGAGACCCTGGAGGGTCTGGGCCTGGACGAGGTCGCCTCGCAGGGCTACTGCTTCCAGGTCGACCTGGCCCGCCGGGCGGTCAGGGCCGGCTTCCACGTGGTCGAGGTCCCCATCACCTTCGTCGAGCGCGAGCTGGGCGACTCCAAGATGAGCCGCAACATCGTGGTCGAGGCCCTGTGGCGGGTCACCGCCTGGGGTGTCGGGGACCGCGTCGACAAGCTCAAGGGCAAGGGCGCCAAGGGCTGA
- a CDS encoding amidohydrolase, with protein sequence MSEQSAEPQTVLLRRGEVHSPADPFATAMVVERGQVAWVGSEGAADAFADGVDEVVDLDGALVTPAFTDAHVHTTATGLALTGLDLSGAPSLEAALALVRDFAAARPDDRVLLGHGWDAARWPGGRPPTRAELDAATGGRPLYLSRIDVHSAVVTTALLDLLPGDLGRTDAPLTADDHHVAREAALAAVTPAQRTEAQRTALAHAASLGIGTVHECGGPRISSEDDFAGLLRLAAGLPGPRVVGYWAEQGEEGVARARELGARGAAGDLFVDGSLGSHTACLHQRYADSDATGTAYLDADDIAAHVVACTETGLQAGFHAIGDAAVTAVVEGVRAAAEKVGLGRVRAARHRVEHAEMLTPETVAAFAELGLIASVQPAFDALWGGEDGMYARRLGAERARSLNPFAALLRAGVPLAFGSDSPVTPLDPWGTVRAAAFHRTPEHRVSVRAAFTAHTRGGWRAVGRDDAGVLVPGAPADYAVWRTDELVVQAPDDRVARWSTDPRSGTPGLPDLTPGRDLPVCLRTVVGGRTVFVGPGE encoded by the coding sequence ATGAGTGAGCAGTCCGCCGAGCCCCAGACCGTCCTCCTGCGCCGCGGCGAGGTCCACAGCCCCGCCGACCCCTTCGCCACCGCGATGGTCGTGGAGCGCGGCCAGGTCGCCTGGGTCGGCTCCGAGGGCGCCGCCGACGCCTTCGCCGACGGCGTGGACGAGGTGGTCGACCTCGACGGCGCCCTGGTCACCCCGGCCTTCACCGACGCCCACGTGCACACCACCGCCACGGGCCTGGCCCTCACCGGACTCGACCTGTCCGGCGCCCCCTCCCTTGAGGCGGCCCTCGCGCTCGTCCGCGACTTCGCCGCCGCCCGCCCGGACGACCGTGTGCTGCTCGGCCACGGCTGGGACGCCGCCCGCTGGCCCGGCGGCCGGCCGCCGACGCGCGCGGAACTGGACGCCGCCACCGGCGGCCGCCCGCTCTACCTCTCCCGCATCGACGTCCACTCGGCGGTCGTCACCACCGCCCTGCTGGACCTGCTGCCCGGCGACCTCGGCCGCACCGACGCGCCGCTCACGGCCGACGACCACCACGTGGCGCGCGAGGCCGCCCTGGCCGCCGTCACCCCGGCGCAGCGCACCGAGGCGCAGCGCACCGCGCTCGCCCACGCCGCCTCGCTCGGCATCGGCACCGTGCACGAGTGCGGCGGTCCCCGGATCTCCTCCGAGGACGACTTCGCCGGCCTGCTGCGGCTCGCCGCCGGGCTGCCGGGCCCGCGCGTCGTCGGCTACTGGGCCGAACAGGGCGAGGAGGGCGTCGCCCGGGCCCGCGAGCTGGGTGCGCGGGGCGCCGCCGGCGACCTCTTCGTGGACGGCTCGCTCGGCTCGCACACCGCCTGCCTGCACCAGCGCTACGCCGACAGCGACGCCACCGGCACCGCCTACCTGGACGCCGACGACATCGCCGCCCACGTGGTCGCCTGCACCGAGACCGGCCTCCAGGCGGGCTTCCACGCCATCGGCGACGCCGCCGTGACCGCCGTCGTGGAAGGGGTGCGCGCCGCCGCCGAGAAGGTCGGCCTCGGTCGCGTCCGGGCCGCACGGCACCGCGTCGAACACGCCGAGATGCTCACCCCCGAGACCGTCGCCGCCTTCGCCGAGCTGGGCCTGATCGCCTCCGTGCAACCCGCCTTCGACGCGCTGTGGGGCGGCGAGGACGGCATGTACGCCCGGCGCCTCGGTGCCGAGCGGGCCCGCTCCCTCAACCCGTTCGCCGCCCTGCTGCGGGCCGGGGTGCCCCTCGCGTTCGGCTCCGACAGCCCCGTCACCCCGCTGGACCCCTGGGGCACGGTCCGCGCCGCCGCCTTCCACCGCACCCCGGAGCACCGGGTCTCGGTGCGCGCCGCGTTCACCGCGCACACGCGCGGCGGCTGGCGGGCCGTCGGCCGCGACGACGCGGGCGTCCTGGTGCCGGGCGCGCCCGCCGACTACGCCGTCTGGCGGACCGACGAGCTGGTCGTCCAGGCGCCCGACGACCGGGTGGCCCGCTGGTCGACCGACCCGCGCTCCGGTACCCCCGGACTGCCCGACCTGACCCCGGGCCGCGACCTGCCGGTCTGCCTGCGCACCGTGGTGGGCGGACGGACGGTGTTCGTAGGGCCGGGCGAGTGA
- a CDS encoding Lrp/AsnC family transcriptional regulator has translation MEELDRQIVQLLVKDGRMSYTDLGKATGLSTSAVHQRVRRLEQRGVIRGYAAVVDPEAVGLPLTAFISVKPFDPSAPDDISDRLAGVPEIEACHSVAGDENYILKVRVGTPHELEELLARVRTLAGVSTRTTVVLSTPYEARPPKV, from the coding sequence ATGGAGGAGCTGGACCGTCAGATCGTGCAGCTGCTCGTCAAGGACGGGCGGATGAGCTACACAGACCTGGGCAAGGCCACGGGCCTGTCCACGTCGGCCGTGCACCAGCGGGTGCGCCGGCTCGAACAGCGTGGCGTCATCCGCGGCTACGCCGCGGTCGTCGACCCCGAGGCCGTCGGGCTGCCGCTCACCGCCTTCATCTCGGTCAAACCCTTCGACCCCAGCGCGCCGGACGACATCTCCGACCGGCTCGCCGGCGTCCCGGAGATCGAGGCCTGCCACAGCGTCGCGGGCGACGAGAACTACATCCTCAAGGTGCGTGTCGGCACCCCGCACGAGCTGGAGGAACTGCTCGCCCGGGTGCGCACCCTCGCCGGCGTCTCCACCCGCACCACCGTCGTCCTGTCCACCCCGTACGAGGCGCGTCCCCCCAAGGTCTGA